The Candidatus Bathyarchaeota archaeon genome includes the window GCATCCATCCATAAAGCTTTACAGGCCCAAGATCATCGTCGGCGGACCTGGGGCATGGCAGATAGACGAGGAGGCTAGGAGAAGGCTTGGAATAGACTGCGTGGTGGTAGGGGAGGGGGAGAAGGTGGTGGGACCATTATTCGAGAAGGCGGTGAGGGGGGAGAGGATACCCGAACGGGTAGAGGGGGAAGCCGTAGAGGTTGAGAGGATACCGGTGATCAGAGGGGCCACCATAAACGGGATCATAGAGATAGCGAGGGGGTGCGGGAGGGGATGTGCCTTCTGCATCCCCACACTCCAGAACTACAGGTGCCTCCCGATAGAGCACATCCTCAAAGAGGTGGAGGTGAACAGGAGGGCTGGAAAGGATCCCCTACTACACGCCGAGGATGTGCTGAGATACGGAGCGAAGGGGCTGGAGATAAACAGGGAGGCAGTCGTCGACCTCTTTAAGGCGGTTAAGGGTTATCCGGGGGTGGAGAATGTTGGGATAAGCCACTTCGCCCTTGCATCAGTGGTAGCTGCCCCTGACCTAGTCGAGGAGATATCGAAGATACTGGGAGCCGGCGAGAGGGGAAGATTCATTGGAGGACAGACGGGCATAGAGACGGGGAGCCCCCGGCTCATCAGGAGGCATATGCTCGGTAAATGCAAGCCCTTCCAGCCCGAGGAATGGCCCGAGGTCGTCCTCAGAGCCTTCGAGATACTCTCAGAGAACAGCTGGGTTCCATGCGCCACCATCATCCTGGGCCTGCCCGGTGAGACAGACAGGGACGCTGAGGAGACCGCTAGGCTGGTTGAGGAGCTAAGACCGTTCAAGAGCCTTATCGTCCCACTGTTCCTTGTCTCAGCCGGAGGCCTAAAAAGGGATTCGGAGTCCTTCACCCTGGAGAAGATGACACGGGTTCATGGGGAGGCCTTCATAAGGTGCTGGGAGCACAACATATACTGGATACCCGAGATCTTCAATGAGAGGCTAAAGGGAAGCATCAAGAATAGAATTATAAGGAGAGGCCTAAATCTGATAGTATCATATGGGTTGAAAAAGGGTAAAGAGCTCATAAAAAGATGCAAGGAAGAATATGATTATGACATAAAGGCTATGATAAAGGACTTCAGAAAAGGTACGGTTGAAGTTGATCAGATAAGTGCATTACCACAAATTCAAAGATATTAATAAATTACTATATTTTAATGATTTTTATGATTGATATGAAGCATATAACATCCAATAATGGTGATTAAAACAAATGGTATTAAAATTAAGTAAATTTTCAGTGGAATTGAATTCTCTATTATCGTCCCTCCTACTCCTCCGAAGACCTCAAATCCAGCCGAGCCAGGCGCACAGCAACGATGGTCAAGGGCGTCATGAGGTCATGGGCCCCAGGGGGCCTCTCTCTTCTTTTTGCCATTATAGCAGCCTTAAAGCACTTCTCGAGTGCCTGCTGAGCTGCGAATAGAGCCCAGTTCGGCCTTCCCTCTCGGAGAGCTGACTCTGCCTCTTCTAGGTCGATGATAGCGCCGTCATACCAGGTCTCTGGCCTCCTCTCTCATATTAACCCCCTCGGGAGGCTTCAGTTCCATATCTGTTTTTTCTCATGGATCCTTTTAGAATCTTCTGTTTGGACATCTCTCGAAATAGGAGAGACAATGGTTTATGTTTGGTTCAGAAAAAAGGTTATTCAGGATGACTGCCTACCAGCCTTCAGTCTCTCCAGCCTCTCGTTTATGTACTTTAACCGTGTTTCAAGTGCCTCTTTTGCCCTCTCTAACATCCTTACCTCTTCCTCAACCGAGAGGTAGAGGGGCATACAGCAGAATCTGGGGTGGATATGTCTGGTGTAGGGGGGAGCGTGGCAGTGGTAGTGGTGATGTTCATTGGGATGGCACATGGTTCTCGATTTAAAGAGACAAAGTTATATATATAAATGTTACTTATTCTAGCTGCGGGGATCCTATCCCCTCTGGAGCTTAGAGGACTCCTCAGAAGAGGGTTTTTTAGTCAATTGCCTCGAGGCGATGGCTGGTCCTAGGAAGGCCGCGACCAGGATAGTTCCAATGACTATTGGAACTGCAAGGTCAGTGTAGATCTCGGGCCTCGGGAAGAACCTCCTGTTCGGGTCGAAGATCATTGGGAGTTGAGACATGACGAGGACCGGGAGGCCCTGGGCGAAGATGATGCGGCTTATCACCTTTTCTTGGGCCGTGAAGCCGGGGAGCCTCCCCAGTGCCGTGGCAACTGCGTATCTAATGATGAGGATCAGGGTCATAACTCCAAGCCCGAGTAAGGTATGCTGGAGGGAGAGGGTAGCGGTGAGGCCTATGTAGACGAAGTAGAAGGATTTTATCATGAAGGTTATCTCCTCATGGAACTCCCTCAACCTCCTCTTATCTATCCTGACATCGCTCTCAACCCCCAACCTCCTTATAATGTATCTGGAGTTTGTCATAGCCAGGCCCAGGGTTAGGGCTGCTATGGGGCCTCCACCCTCACCTACAAGACTCTCCGCCATGATGTAGGTGGGGAAGAGCGCCGCTATGGTGAGGATATAGTTGAAGGGCTTACCCCTGAGCCTATCCAGCACCTCAGCCCATATTAGGCCGATGGCGAATCCCAAGAGGGAGGATAAGAAGAGGACATAGATGATCTCTTTAAGAACGTCTGTGGGAGATATTGTCGGCGACATGACCATACGGATGAGGGCTATTGAGGTTATGATGCATATTGGATCGGAGAGTATGGACTCCATAAGGAGGGTGACGCGGCAGCTCTCAATATCAGGCACGATACTCTCCATGCCGTTGAGGATGGATGAGACCGCGATGGTGCTGGCGCCCCCGATCATAGCTCCAAGAAGTATAGCCTGCAGAAGGGTAAACATCTGGGGCATGAGGAGATTTAGGAAAAATCCCACTGAAAAGACGATTGAGAGGAATGTTGCAACCGTTAAGAGGACCGATTTCACCATATTCCTAGCCACTAGAATTATGTCTATGTTTATCCCTGCGTCGAAAAGGATGATGCAGAGGGCTATCACGCTCATCAAAGGCGAGACGGAGAGGAAGACCTCCCTCTCGAAGTATCCGAATACTGGGCCGAGAAGGATCCCGAAGGCTAGAAGCCAGATCATATCCGGCACCCTCGTCTTGGTGTAGAAGAGGCCGCTGACATAGCCAAGGAAGATGGTCGAGGAGAAGAGGAGGAGCAGTTTACCGGCATCCAACAACTCAAGTCCTCCCTAAAATAGCCACCTAGAGGATTAAAAAGACGTCGAAAGGGCCTAAATGAAGATCCTCTCAGCAAGCCCTAAGAGCGAGAAAAATAAAGCTGGGACTGGAGTCCGAGACCTTAGATACGGGCTCTCCCCAATCAAAAGGGGATTATGCCAGATGTTTTAGAGATATGAAAGAGGCATTTTTGCAGCCTAAAGCTCTTTCTCGAAGTGTATGCGATAGAAATTGATGAGATCATCCATCACGGCCTTACGGGCCATCAGGGCCTCTATCCCAGCCTTTAGAAAACGAGCTCCGGCCTCTGTCACCCTGTAAACCCGCCTGTCAGGCCCTGAGATGTTCTCATCCCATGTCGATTCCAAAAGGCCTCTGCTCTCCATCCTCCTCAAGATGGTGTAGACGGAGCCGGATTCCAGCCTCCCGGGCTGGACGAAGCCACGCCTCTGGAGCTCCTCCATGAGCTGGTATCCGTGAGAGGGCTTCTCATAGAGGAGCCTTAGGAAGAGGAACTGTATCCATCCCCTCTCCGGGAAGTGGTGGCACCTCTCTGCTGATCTTCTGCCACAGCCGCACATCTCAAGGGTTTATAACCATGTTATATTTAAAGGGCTTCCAAGGTTATTTAGCATGGAGTATTGTAGAAGGGGGAAGAGAGGCGGACTCAGGTTCAACATTAGGGAGCTTGGAGGGGCTCTGGGAGGCTTTGGGCCTCTGCACCCCCTATTCCTCTCCTCCGTAAGGGTGTTGGGCCTCAACCCGTATCGATGATGCTGGTCATAGGCGCCTCAAACATCTTGTTGGAAGCCTATTATAGGATTCCGCTTCCAATAGAGTCCATGAAGGCCCTCGCGATACACGCCCTAGCAAATCGATGGGATACGAGCTTGATGTTCGCCACAGCCTTCGGAACCGCGATCCTATGGCTCTTCCTCTCCCTCTCAGGCCTACTAGATAGGCTGCTCGCCAGGATCTTCACCTGCTCTTCCTCCTTCTCCGTTTGGATGATCGTGCAAACGGAGAATATTGGGGCTCGATTAGGGCCTCCCTGACCAGGACCTTCTCGGGATCCAATCCCCAGGCTCGCACCATCTCCTTCAGCATCTCAAGCCTCCCAGCTCTTGTCTTGGACCTTATGAAATAATATGATATTTGGCCTTAGAGGTTGGCCTCAAAGGATTTCTTGATTGTGTTCTAAACTCGATTAATCCTTTAGGAAGCTGGAGGATTATACCATGAGACCTTTCCTATAAGACCATAATACCTTCCATACTTCAAGTAGACAGCCCTGTCGTTGAGGTATCCATATCCCCATATATCATAGTCGGCCGTCTCTCTATCTCCATTCTCGTCCAGTTTGCACCATCCGCTAGCACCGAAGGTTGTTGATGCAATTATTGGAATAACCTCGATCAGTCTCTCTACATCATCAGTCCTAGCCTCAAGGATAGATCTTGCGATGATCCAGGCAATATCATATCTATTGGCCATTATGAAATCTAGATTTTCGGAAGATAGTTTAAAATATCTCTCATTTAGCCTAGTGTATGAATATGATTCTACTGGAGCTGGGAGAGGGCTGAATATCCCGAGGTGAGCAGCCTCCTCCCCAGCCTCATCTAAAAAGAATCTGTTCTTCGCTGTATAATGGACCCCGAACCATGGCAGACCATAGAGGATCGGATATTTTTTAATCTCTTTTAATAGCTTACAGAACTGGTCAGCGCCTATGACCTGGACAGCCACATGCCCAGGCCCAAAACTTCCGATCAACCTTTGGGCGATCACCTCAGCATCATCTAAATAGCTGGTGACATTAACCTCCCAGAGAGGTTCGGGAATCAAAATCCTCTCCAGCCTAATCCCACCGCGACGGGTGAACTCATGCTCCAACCTATTGAAGAGTTTCTCCTCGAACTCCCCTTCGGCTTGAATGACGATGATGGCATTTATGCCCCTGTCTCGTAGCACCTCAGCCAGGACCCGAGCCTGGCTCAAATCATCAGGGCAAAGCCTAAGAAGGCTGTCTCCACCCCTCGCCAACTGAAAGGAGCTTGCCGATGGGCTGAATAGAAGCATCCCATTAGCCTCAACATATGGCATACTCATGTAGGTGTGACTGGACCAAGGATGACCTATAACTATGTCGATGCCCATCTTCTTAAACTCCTGAAGATTACCTAAAACTAAACTTATATTTTCCTTATTATTTCTAACAATAAAATTGAATTTAATATTATAACCTAAATTATTGCAATATTCGTTTATATCTTTTTCAACAATTTCTTTAAAAAACTTTTCGGTTACATAATAATCATCGTCGGATGTTGCTGTAACCCCTATATTAATAGTCATATTTTCCATTAACTTATTACTCAAGACATATATCTCTTTTTTTAACTGCTCATTTTCCATATTTAAAACTTGAAGCTGATTATTAAGCCTATTAATTCTATCCATAAGAAGTGCAGATAACCCCCAACCTAAAACGACTAAAACAATCAAGGAACCAGTTATCCATTTCATGGACATATTAATAAACTCTCCATCTACTCGCAAAAGAAAAGGTACATGCCATAAAACTCAATGCATCACCCAGTCAATATATCCTGAAACTTGAAGATATGGATTACCGTTGGGATTAGCTATATGTATGGTGGTAGATTGGTCATTACAGGTTATAGTTGGAGAGCTCTTCCCAACTCCTAATTGACCACTCCATTTTGGAACACCATTTACATATATTGTCACATCCAATTTATATCCAGGAGGAGATATTGTGCTAATATGGACGCAAACTGCATAAGGCTCACGTGTAGAATTGAAGCACTCCCCAGGATCTAGTCCCCTATTAAAATACTCATAGTCATGCCATACTAGAGGATCAACCTCTATGGCATTAACTTTCATCGATAAGAAGATTAATGAAAGAGGCAAAATTAACAATAGAAATAATAACAGATTAAATTTTTTAATCATGTTAACCCCTAAACATTTATAGAATAAAGTTGCAAATAAATCTTTCTAAGACTCTATGAGTTCCTTCTCTCCTTTTTATTAGTTTTATTTGTTATAGTTTGTTATCTGGAGCCATTCTAGAATCCCGAGCTGGGAATATGAAAAGATCGTTGGAGGTTATCCGGGTATCGCATCAATTACCTTCGAGGCTAATGGTTGATATAAACTCGATGAGAATGGAGATAGAGAAACCGCTAACTATGAAATCTATGACTACAAATATGTTAATAGCTTACTAACATATGTATTATGTTATTATAATGTAACTCTAGGCCAAGTTTTTGGATCGAATTTCTATTTTAATAATGTTAAGCATAATTCATGAGTTCAGATTTCCTAGTTCTAAAATTATAATTACTAAATTACCAAAAAATAATCAGAAAATATTGAATTTTATAGGTCATTAAAAATATTCTCAAGTTTTAGACTACTGCAAAAAAGTTCTCTAGAAATTGATAACTCGTAGATTATTAACAAAAGAGTACCTTCAAATATCATTATATTGGCAGCTATTTGGGGGATAGAGCTAATAGTAAACTGACTTCACAGAACGGCTATAAAAACATCAATAATAACTAGAAAGTTGTAAATACTGCAGAATCACGCAACCACCTGAATACCTTTCCCTGTCTTCCTAGCATTTAATATTTCTCCAAATTTAGTATAGGTGGCAGGCTACCAGGTGGCCTAGCTCAGCCTATATAGGCCATGAACCCTCACCCTGATCTGGGAGTCGAGCCTTATCCTCCACATCCCACTGGTCGTCATATACTGGCTGGCCCTCGCAATCTCGGGCCAGGCATCGAGGAGAATCCATCTCTACACATTGCTGACGGTGGGATGCACCCTAACCATGGCTCCAGCCTACTGGCCCAATATACATGGGCTAAGGGATCCGGGAGAACACGTCCCCGTGGATGTTGAGTACACCAACCTCTTCGGGCGTCCGAATCCTATCTCAAGTTTCATCGGCCATCTGATGGGGGGCCGCATCTACTTCCTCTCCAGCCTCTTCGGCCTTCCTATCCTGATCAAGATAATACTGGAGATTATGGGGTTAGGAGGTTTTATACTACTTTCTTGAAGCTGCTTGTTCTAGATAAGTATGGGGAGTTATGTGAACAGTTGAGGCGGGTTCTAGGCTATCCTGTCCTTTGTGATCGGGCTGAGGCCGTCATGCTGCTACGTGGGAAGTTCAGAGATGTGCATACTACCATAATCTGAGCTATTTTCATAATTTCTTTGGTTTTTTTGCTTTAAATCCATACTATTTTGGGATTATAACCCAAACTCATCCCCCTTCCTCTATCA containing:
- a CDS encoding B12-binding domain-containing radical SAM protein; protein product: MGRGSRIVLTADRTLMSGYNGHIFLGFSACVPRGIIPDRLYFSIFCPPVEAEGDGSARLAPCGTRKIEAALLEYGFRREDVIVAHPEHLGKAVGPETKVLGITENDPLGIGPATSTFTQLFGGEAYMALKFRELLMHPSIKLYRPKIIVGGPGAWQIDEEARRRLGIDCVVVGEGEKVVGPLFEKAVRGERIPERVEGEAVEVERIPVIRGATINGIIEIARGCGRGCAFCIPTLQNYRCLPIEHILKEVEVNRRAGKDPLLHAEDVLRYGAKGLEINREAVVDLFKAVKGYPGVENVGISHFALASVVAAPDLVEEISKILGAGERGRFIGGQTGIETGSPRLIRRHMLGKCKPFQPEEWPEVVLRAFEILSENSWVPCATIILGLPGETDRDAEETARLVEELRPFKSLIVPLFLVSAGGLKRDSESFTLEKMTRVHGEAFIRCWEHNIYWIPEIFNERLKGSIKNRIIRRGLNLIVSYGLKKGKELIKRCKEEYDYDIKAMIKDFRKGTVEVDQISALPQIQRY
- a CDS encoding HEPN domain-containing protein, with amino-acid sequence MIDLEEAESALREGRPNWALFAAQQALEKCFKAAIMAKRRERPPGAHDLMTPLTIVAVRLARLDLRSSEE
- a CDS encoding cation:proton antiporter yields the protein MDAGKLLLLFSSTIFLGYVSGLFYTKTRVPDMIWLLAFGILLGPVFGYFEREVFLSVSPLMSVIALCIILFDAGINIDIILVARNMVKSVLLTVATFLSIVFSVGFFLNLLMPQMFTLLQAILLGAMIGGASTIAVSSILNGMESIVPDIESCRVTLLMESILSDPICIITSIALIRMVMSPTISPTDVLKEIIYVLFLSSLLGFAIGLIWAEVLDRLRGKPFNYILTIAALFPTYIMAESLVGEGGGPIAALTLGLAMTNSRYIIRRLGVESDVRIDKRRLREFHEEITFMIKSFYFVYIGLTATLSLQHTLLGLGVMTLILIIRYAVATALGRLPGFTAQEKVISRIIFAQGLPVLVMSQLPMIFDPNRRFFPRPEIYTDLAVPIVIGTILVAAFLGPAIASRQLTKKPSSEESSKLQRG
- a CDS encoding PadR family transcriptional regulator gives rise to the protein MCGCGRRSAERCHHFPERGWIQFLFLRLLYEKPSHGYQLMEELQRRGFVQPGRLESGSVYTILRRMESRGLLESTWDENISGPDRRVYRVTEAGARFLKAGIEALMARKAVMDDLINFYRIHFEKEL